TTTGGATGAAATAGAGAACATGGCTACCCCGAAAACATAAagtgctaaaatgaaaaagagatctCTTTTGGAAAAACCGAAGACCTAGACAGACATAAAATATCCATAATGTTAGTTTTTAAATTCTGTCACTAGATGCACGATTATGAGCAGAAAGTCAGGAGTGCAGGAGAGGCACCGACTCGCAGAGAGAAGTGCGTGGGGCTGGGGGCGGCGCGTCGTGCGTCTGTCAGCGGTCAGGGCCCCGGGGCTGCGGGGAGGGCTTGCTGACCGTGGCCACGCCGCGGAGATGCACAGCTTTGCTCCTGCCCACACAGCTCCACAGCCGTACATACCAAGCATCTGGCAGTGATTTATAAAAATCTAAACACACaacaatttacaaaaacaaatcctCATCTAGGGCAAGCGTGTCCACTGGGAACAGGCCTCCTGCTACACTGTCAGAGACAGGAGAGGACTTGTAACAAGTTATGAAGCAGCTGAGTCCGTGCTTTGGTGGGGAAGGAAAcctaaagaaataattcaaaaaggagagggaaaagtCAGAGGGTGGCTAAAGGCCTTCCGAGTACCCGGCGTTCACTCTCTGGCCCCGGTGTAACCCCACGCCAGCTGAGCTGCGTGTTCACTGGGGTCCCGCCGAGCACAGCTGGTTATCACGAGACCCTGGCAGGTCAGGGAAGTGCTGTCAGAGTGGCTGGAGTGACGGCCGACGGGACACAGAAGGACTTGCAGAGAAGGCACACGATGCGAGGCTGCAGGGCAGCCCGGGCCTTGGGTGTTTGGCATTTGGTTCACTAAGTCTTGTCTTTTTGTCACCATTATAGACACACTGCAGTCCCCAGACACACACGCATCTTAGCATTCTGTAAGTGATGCTCCGTATGCGACAGCGCTAGTTATTTATCTGCCTGTGCCGTCCGTGGTGTAGTAACATCACAGTGCAGGGGCTCGGTCTCCGTGCTGCTGCTTTTGCAGATTTAAAGGGGAAGTGACAGGTGACAACGCGAGGGCACGTGACTGCGCAGATGCGAGAATTAACACGCACACTGTGTGCTGTCCACCGGACGGGGTCTCAAGTTAGTTGGCTAGTTTGGGGAATTAAGGGGACGAAGAAATACTCCTTTTTCACACCCTGGAAAGGAGCACCGGGGACGGACACAGACGCTGAAATACCCAGTGTCTTACTGAAGAAAGTGGGCTTGGACAGGGCTCTTCACCTTCCCTGTCGGTCCTGTTGTTGGCCTGGCGAAATCTGTGGCCGCGCCTTGGAGTGTAACATTTTTAAACACACAACGAAGTCTGTAGGAGTCTGACAGGTGGTGATTATATCGAGATACAGGAATCCATGCCCTCGCTCACTTGAGTGAACCCTCTAACAGAATCCAGCCGTGGGTCTGAGCCCCGCAGCTCACGTCAGATGAGTGACAGCACAGGCTGTGTGGAGGTGACGCGGCCGCAGGCTCGTGGGGCGAACACCCCGCGACTGCTCGGGGGGCGGTCCAGGTGTCTACACTGGTGGTTGGAGGAGCGCTGCGTGTGCCTGGGGGTTAGTGGCTCCTGTCTCTCCCGGCCCCCTGCAGGACTTCCTCAGCACGGCCTCCCCAGACGTCTTCCGCCTCTTCTGCCTGCGGAGCAGCTACAGGTCAGGTGAGCTGGCAGGGAGGCCTGGGTGCTCCTCACGTGTGGCCCCGGGGAGCCTCTTAGGGCCTCTGGGAACCCCGAAATCCGGGTGGGGTGCGCCCCGTCCTGTCGGGGTGTTGCCCTCGTGCCCTGAGGTTGGGTTCTGAACAGAAGCCCGAGGATGCTCCAGGGAGCACGGTCCCAGCGCTCGGCCAGGGGACCCCGGAGCCTGTCCCAAGGCCGCGGCTTTGCAGTGGGACTCCGGTGCCCAGCGCTCCACGGGGCCCGGAAAGCCTGAGCCCGCGGCACCTGCCCCCTGGCTTCATGAGCCGTCCTGGCACAGGGCCCGAGCCAGGAGCCGTCAGCATGGCactgcccctcccctgggccaGAGGGCGTGTTCCCTTCCAGTCCTGAAGGCGAGTCTGGGGACCCCGGCACTCCCCGCTGGCCGGACCCCTGTCCAGAGACCTGGGGCCGCCCGGGTGCGGCGAGTGTCCCTAATCTGTCCCCGCACACTCGTGGGCGGGGTGATGGCCGAGTTTCCCTGCCCCTCCGGGAACACAGGGCCAGAGTCCTCGTGGCACCGGTCAGCTGGCCTCCCCAGAGGCGCTTCAGGTGCCCGGCAGGGCCCCTGCTTTCCAGAGCCATCTGTCTGTTTGTACACCTGTCAGCAGGAATGAGCCCTCGGCCACTCACGTGGGGAGGGGTGTCCACGTTTCCTGCCCGGGGTCAGGACAGAGCCTGGCGGTCTGCAGGCGCTCGCAGCTCCCGGGTGACCGGGCTCCCTCCCCGCAGCCATGGACTACAGCGACGGCGCCATGCTCGAGGCCAGGCGTCTGCTCCGTGCCGTGGCCGCCTTTGTGGAGGACGCTCGGGCCTACATGAGGGGGCAGCTGGCGGGCGGCCCCGTCCAGGAGGACGTGCTGTGGGAGAGGTGGGTGCTGCTCAGGACCACCCGAGGCAGCGCTGTGGACAcgggggtggggctggtgggagCCCCGGGCCcgccaggggaggggcaggcaccCTGCCTTCAGGGAGGCCTGGACGGCCCACGGTCGCTTGGGAGCGTCAGGAACCTCGTGGATGGCGTGGTCGACGGGAAGTGGGGCAGGTGGGCGGACGAGCGAGCTGTTGAAGGAAGGAGGGGGGACCTGGGTCGCGGGACAGGGGTTGACGGGCGCGTCCAGAAGCCCAGCGTGTGCCCCCCGCCCCCTGGGGGTCGTGACCACAGGCCGGTCGTGCCTGCAGAGGTGGGAGCACAGCAAGGGGCCCCGGGAAGTGAACTGAGTGGTGGCGCGGGCGGGAGGACGGAGCCCACCCCGGACATGGAGACGGTGTTTCCAGTTCTGTTGCTTGGTAAATGGCTCGACGTGGTCATCTGTGTTTCACTCGTCCAAAAAAAGGCGAGGAAGGTTTGAGATTGGCTTCAGAGATGGTGAGAAAGTGGGAAGACAAAGCCTCGGGGGATACCAGAGGGAGATGAGGGGGGCAGGGTCATCGGGGGTCCCCGGAGGCTGATGGTGGGCGGGGTCTGTGTGCCCTGCCACCCAGGGAGCCCCTGGAGGAGTAGAGGGTCCGGGGCTCCTTCGGGGCCGGCCGGGAAGAGGGCATCTgcaggggagaggcaggagcTGCCTGTTGGTCACAGCAGTGGCGCCCAGGATGAAGCCCAAGCCCTGGGGACGGGCAGCTGGGCCTTGTGGGGCTGGGCCACCCTCCCGACGGCGGGTGCCAGGGAAGGGCCGGCAGTGCCGCTCACCGGCAGGCGTGCAGGGGAGAGTCTGCGCCTCAGTCAGGAGAGGTCAGGTTATGCCGGCTGACAGCGCCGGGTTGCAGAAGCCCAGGCAGCAAAGGTCTGTCTCTCCCTGTGGTCACTCGGGCCCAGGCTCGGCGGCTCTGCCCAACCCTTTCCTGTGCCTGGGGAGCAGGGCACCCGGAGGAGGTGGGGAAAGTCTGGGACGAGGGGCAGCAGGGAATCAATACGGTGGCAGAGCCTCGGAGGGGCCGGTGACTGACCGGCAGGCGTGCAGGACAGCATGTGAGTGAGGGGTGGCTCAAAGGGGACCTGATGGTGCTGCTGGGGACGGGTAAGGGGGCAGGCGAGGAGGAGGTGACggtgacctcagtttccttgccaggggctgaggggctcGAGCGTCATGGCAGCCGGCTCCTGAGGGGGTCTGACAGCAGAGGGAAGGAGCTGGAAGGGCTGCCCCAGGGGCGGGagctgagggtggagcccccggGGGGCGTCCGTCCTGGGGGCCCAGCCAGCGCTGCAGCTCCTGCCATCCAGCCGGGTCCCTGGAGCGGCCCCGTCTGCTCACCTCCCCAAAGGCTGGGCCACACCAAGGGGGCCGTGCAGGCGGCGCTGGCGGACGACTTCAACACGCCGGGGGCGGTGGACGCTGTCATGGACCTGGCTCACCACGGGAACAGACAGCTGAAGGCGGCTGCCGAGGTAACTCCTGGGACGTGGCGACAGTTCTGAGGACACAGCAGATGCCACCTCGCCAGCCCCTGGGGCCACCCAGCTCCCAGAGCCTGTGGCCTCTGAGCCACCCCTGCGTGTGGCCCCGTCCTGAGCCAGGGTCAGTAGAGCTGGGGGCCGTGGGGAGGCCCGGCACGTGGACACAGGAGCTCAGGGGAGTCTGAGTTTGTCACACAGATGTGAGACGGGGAAGGAAGCCGGGTGGGGACCCCGActgccccccagccctgcccgtcCCTGGGCCCTGGCGCCAGGCTCCTCTCGGATGCCCAGGACCCTGGGACGCCCCGAAGGCCacctgctgccgccgccgcccagGGGCTCCTTGCCAGCACAGGCgctcagagcacaggccccggcgGCGGGCGGGAGCACCGGCTTTGCAGGGCTGCGTCCGTGCCCACCGGGGGCTGACCTGCCCGGGGTCGGTGCTCTTGCCTTTCAAGAGCCTTCTCTGGGTGACTTGTTGCAGGCGGTCGGTGGTCCCAGGAGCCCTGCTGTGTTCGGTGCCGTCGTGTCCTACGTGGAGCAGTTCTTTGAGACGGTGGGGATTTCTCTGGCTGAGCGACAGGTATGCCCTTCTCTCTTCAGTCCTTGATCGTGGGACTTAATCTACACGCTAACACTGTAACAGCCGCTTCTTCCCTTCAGAAACGCAGATTTTAACGGTAATTAAAGGCCAGACTTACCACGTGCTTAAGATGTGTTATGTTCCTTAAAAGGGGAACACACGCAGAGCTGGGATTCACTAACCGAAAGAGGGTTCTCAGCACGACGAGCGTGCACCTCAGCTGCACCGTGGTGAGCCACGGATTCCGTGTGCACTTGTGTCCGGGAAAGAACCTCAAAGTGTACACGGCAGTCAGGCTGCAGGGGACACGCTTCTCCGGCGCCGTTTGAGCTGCCGGCCGGGCCCCAGCTGTCAGGGATCCCCGGGCCTGGCCCCCCTGGCTGCCCACGTCCCTGTCACACACTCCTCAGCAGAGGCCCAGTCCAGGCCCGTGGGCTGTTCGGCCACCGGGTCTCTGGTCCCGTGTGTGTGGAACGTCCCTTGGCCTTCCGTGGCCTTTTCCTGCCCTGACACCCCGGCCCCTCAGGGACTCAGCACATATGACGCCATCCTCTGGGCCGTGATCCCCGTCTGTCCCGCGCCCAGGATGTGCACCGTGACCACGCTGCAGAGACCCTTCCTGGCGCCAGTGTGGACTCGGGTCCTCCTCCCGCTCGCAGCTGGGGGGCAGAGCGTGGAGCTGGCCGCGGTGCCACACACAGCCCCATCCCTTTGGCACGTTCTTGCTTCCTGCACTGACGTTCCCAGCCCATCCGGTACCTTGTGTCGCAGGCAGGAGTCGGCCTTTCTCCCAGGAGCCTGGCTGCTCTCGGCGGGGAGGGTCTGGGCACTGGGTGCTCGCTGCGCTTGGCCACAGCTGCTCTGGCCGTAGGCGGGCAGAGCCAGCCCCCAGGATCCTGGGTCCCCTCTCCGTATCGACTGTTACCCCCGACACCTCGACTCCGGTTCCCAACAGTCCCGGGCCACCTCCTTCCTCTGGGCTCCCACCTCCCAACATCACTCCCCCGCTGCCCTCCCCATGTATACCTGTCTCCCCACGGCCGCcgcctctcccctcacccccagcaggCTGTCCTCTGCACAGAAGCGTCCTTGCCTGACGCCCCAGGCCAGggtccctcctcctccaggggGCTCACCTCCCTCTGCCTCACCTAACAAACAAACAGCCTTAGGACTGTTGCTCAGGACCAAAAAGGAAAGGGCCATAGCTGCCACTTTCTAAAAAATGTGAACAGGCTGTTAACAGGGGAGCCTGGACTGCACACGGGGGGACGCCACCCCGGATCTCCCTGCGGGCCCCGCCGGGCCACCTGCTGCTGTGAGGCCTGGGCACAGCCCACACTGCCGGGCCGGGGACCTGCCAGCTGAGACCTGGCGCCGGCTGCCCTGGCCGTGAGCGGGGATGTCTCCTAGGACTGTTTGTCAGGCTGTGAGCTTCTCTGGCCTCAACAGAAAGACTCCCGTATCTTTGCAATGGTTTGTTTGATTGAGAGACACTGATTCCCTAGTGGACTGCGGCCTTCCCTGGGTGGTCCAGGGCCTGTTGGCAGCTCACACTAGGCTGAGGGGGCCAGGTCTATGCTGGGTCACCAgaagcccacctcctccccgAGCTGGGGCGCCCCCGGAGCCCGCTGGGGGCTCACGTCTCTGTAACGAGCCGTCTTCTACCGTGGGAGCAGTGGCTGGGGATCACGTTGAGGTTGAAGGAGTTGGACTGCCGGCCCTTCCTccgtggggcagggggtgggggtggggttggacGCCTGGCAACTTGGAAGGGCTCCGGGCCCACGCCAGCCCTGGAGCTCCCCCGGCCGGCACCCACACTGCTGGTCCCCGGCCCCGGGGGAGAGCGCTGCGGGGCTGCGCCTGTGTGCGCGCCCACCTGTGCGCAGGACGTCCAGGGCCTTGAACGGCGGCTGGAGCGAGCAAGTTTGGTTTCCTTGGTCGACGAGGCCCAGGCCTGCTGGCTCTGCCCAATGACCCTCCGATGCTGCCCGTCTGCAGTGGCAGCTCCCGCTCACCAGCCTGGGCGATCGGGAGACTGGGCCCTTTGGGCGAGGCGAGGGGAGGGAGATGAGCCgcgccccctgcccctccccggcCCGGGGCCCGTCCACTCACCCGGCGCCCGGGCAGTGTGTTTCAGGGGCCGGTGGCCCGGCCGCCCTGCACAGCGTGGTCGAGGAGCTGGTCCGCTTCCGGCAGAAGGTCCGGCAGTTCGCTCTGGCCGCGAGGGAGGCCCCTGGGGAGGCGCAGCGGCAGCTCCTGGAGAGGCAGCCCCTGCTGGAGGCCTGCGACGCGCTGCGCCGGGACCTGGCCGCCCACGGCGTCAGCATCAAGGTGAgcgccgccccgcccccggctctgcccctgcccccgcGCCCTCTCACCCGGCCCGTCTCCTTCTCCAGGACCGGGGCGGCGTGTCCACGTGGGAGCTGCTGGACCCGAGGACAGAAGACCCCAAACCAGGGAGCTGAGGCCATGGGATGCGGAGGCCACGGCTCTCGGGCGGTTCTGTGCTGCTTCAAATCATGATAAAAGCTTGATGTTAAAGTTTCTGTGTGGCTACTCAGTTAACCTTAAACCAAACTGTCACCGCCCCACGGGTGCTCGTAGATGTGCTGGAGAATGGGTTTCGATGGCCACAGACGCAGTTCAGTAAAGTCACATCAGCCCACACCGTGGTCTCTGGCTCCTGAGCCCGGGGCCTGACATCGTGGGACGGCCCTGAAACTGCGAGACCAGAATGTCGGCCCTACACGGGGTCCTGGAAGACGTCATGGGAAGGGCAGGTGGGACCCCTTCCCTGGGGTCACCTGGTCTCAAGCAGGAGAAGCGGCCTGTACCCCACGTGCTGGGCAGTGCTGGACTGGGCGTAGGCATatggttttacatttattttcctggTTACAAAGTAACGTGTTAACCACAGAAAGCGCCAACAGAGGAAACCCCTGCAAGCGTCCAGCCCGTTTCCTCTGAGTGATAGGCTCTGTTTCACCTCTGTTCTGTTTGACCTCTTCCTTAAACAGTTGGTTCTTGGGGAACCGTCCTCTGCTGCCTCTGAGCAGACACCACGGGGCCAGGGCTGTGCTTGAGTCTGGGTGACACGGGTGAGGGCACAGGTGTGACAGGCGGGCACGAGGCGGGCGACCTGGGACCGAGCTTGCCGGCAGCCTCACGCTCCATCTCCTTTCTGTCGCAGGCAGGGAGCTACAGCTGTTCAGCCAGCCAGCAGGAAGCGGGGTGACCCTCTCGCCGCTTCCCCCAGCTCTCAGCCAGGCTGCCCCATGTCCACTGCTGTGGGGCTGGCACTGATCCTGTGGGCGCGGCCCCGGGCAGCAGGCCAGCACCCGTCAGG
The genomic region above belongs to Pseudorca crassidens isolate mPseCra1 chromosome 18, mPseCra1.hap1, whole genome shotgun sequence and contains:
- the CARS2 gene encoding probable cysteine--tRNA ligase, mitochondrial isoform X4, with protein sequence MVMGITDVDDKIIKRANEMNMSPASLANLYEEDFKQDMAALKVLPPTVYLRVTENIPQIIAFIERIIANGHAYATPKGNVYFDLQSRGDRYGKLVGVAPAPVGETDHSDKRHASDFALWKAAKPREPSWASPWGDGRPGWHIECSTIASLVFGSRLDIHSGGIDLAFPHHENEIAQCEVFHQCQQWGNYFLHSGHLHVKGKEEKMSKSLKNYITIKDFLSTASPDVFRLFCLRSSYRSAMDYSDGAMLEARRLLRAVAAFVEDARAYMRGQLAGGPVQEDVLWERLGHTKGAVQAALADDFNTPGAVDAVMDLAHHGNRQLKAAAEAVGGPRSPAVFGAVVSYVEQFFETVGISLAERQCVSGAGGPAALHSVVEELVRFRQKVRQFALAAREAPGEAQRQLLERQPLLEACDALRRDLAAHGVSIKDRGGVSTWELLDPRTEDPKPGS